The Planctomycetota bacterium genomic interval TGTTCTTGGGGATCACGCCGGCGGCGACCGAGTCGGCCACGGCCTTGGCCACCGCGGCTTGCGCCGGGCCAAACATCTGGACGGCCTGCTTGGCCCCCTTGATCGTGACCTTGGTAATCATGACGGTGGCCGGCTTGACGGCCAGGTTCGGCGTCAGCACGGCCAGCAGGTTCGAGTGCCCCTCGCTCTGGCGGGCCAGCGCGTTGGCAAACGCGACGCCCACCGGGCCCGACTTGTCGCCGATCAACAGATCGATGTGAGCA includes:
- the fae gene encoding formaldehyde-activating enzyme, with amino-acid sequence MSMFIGEALTGEGNEIAHIDLLIGDKSGPVGVAFANALARQSEGHSNLLAVLTPNLAVKPATVMITKVTIKGAKQAVQMFGPAQAAVAKAVADSVAAGVIPKNKCEDLVIVCGVFIHWQAADDKKIYQYNYEATKQAIVNAMAGKPTADEMIAGKESAAHPFRGF